The sequence ACGTTCTCGAAGCTTCATGATCTCTGATCCCATCTCTAGCCCCTCGTCCACACCACGAGGTTCAGAAGTAACAAACAAAGGGATCAAGAAGAAAGCTCTCAAGATGTTCCCAGTAGTGAATTACTCACCAGAAACTAACCTGTCAGGGCTCGGCGATGAGTGTGTCATCTGTTTGTCTGATTTTGCTGCTGGAGAACAGCTACGTCTGCTTCCCAAATGCAACCACGGGTTCCACGTTCGCTGCATCGACAAGTGGCTTAAGCAACATATGACTTGTCCGAAATGCAGACACTGTCTGGTTGAGACATGCCAAAAGATCTTAGG comes from Camelina sativa cultivar DH55 chromosome 19, Cs, whole genome shotgun sequence and encodes:
- the LOC109130954 gene encoding uncharacterized protein LOC109130954; translation: MQRTWNPWLHLGSRRSCSPAAKSDKQMTHSSPSPDRLVSGE